A window of the Sabethes cyaneus chromosome 1, idSabCyanKW18_F2, whole genome shotgun sequence genome harbors these coding sequences:
- the LOC128746130 gene encoding uncharacterized protein K02A2.6-like has translation MIDAFGLWSVSINAYCNRVTTVFQSELGLCTKTKIKLELKHDAVSTFRPKRPVAYAICSAVDDELDRLERAKIITPIDFSNWAAPIVVVRKPNGNIRICGDYSTGLNGALQSHRYPLPLPEDIFAKLGNCTVFSQIDLSDVFLQV, from the exons ATGATCGATGCCTTTGGATTGTGGTCTGTGTCCATCAATGCGTACTGCAATCGTGTCACCA CCGTTTTCCAAAGCGAACTTGGGTTATGCACGAAAACGAAAATCAAACTCGAGCTCAAGCATGACGCAGTATCAACATTCCGCCCCAAACGTCCCGTGGCATACGCCATATGTAGTGCTGTGGATGACGAGTTGGATAGGTTGGAGCGCGCCAAGATCATTACACCGATTGATTTTTCGAACTGGGCGGCCCCGATCGTAGTCGTCCGCAAGCCCAACGGTAACATCCGAATTTGTGGGGACTATTCTACCGGTCTCAATGGTGCCCTGCAATCACACCGGTACCCTCTCCCGTTGCCGGAAGACATTTTCGCCAAGCTAGGCAACTGCACCGTCTTCAGCCAGATCGACCTGTCTGACGTCTTCCTCCAGGTGTAA